A segment of the Nilaparvata lugens isolate BPH chromosome X, ASM1435652v1, whole genome shotgun sequence genome:
TTTAAACGTTTTATGTAAAAGTTCCATTAAAGTTCTAGACCACAGTTAAACGTATAGAGTTCCCACTTCCCAGTAACGTAgagaatataattgaaattaaaaagtcTGAAggttaaatatattattgaatcattgaattgCGAGTGGAAAACAAGGCAGCCTGTCCTAAGATGCCTGCCACGAGGTAAATGAAAGCCAAACCAGGTAGGCTTAACCTGTGTGTTAGGAGTGCACGTATTTATTGGCCCATAACGTGAATAATTACTTTATTACTttactttattcattcaatatgtacatcatcaaaatgatagggagagaaaaataaagtaacattgtgctatttctctcccaaacttggatagggttacacatagtaataataatacaataatttttataaaatcttaattactttatttataaaacgTCAATAAACGTTTGGGGTGTACCACACCCCAGACATTTTCATTCCAGTTGTTTGTCCTTTAGAACAAAGTATTGGGGTATTCCACACCTATGTAAATTGAATATACATTATTATGATGTATTTAGTACTGGCTCTGGGGTGTGGTACATCCCGTATATTAACGTACCGGTAATCAATTTTCCATGTTCAGCGCACAATTTATAAAGTGTTACATTCTTGTTTTTTCAGAAATTTACTTCTCGTTATTTGGTTTTTGTAAGATTTCTGCTAGTTATCTATGTTTTAGTGTTCCACCTGAAAAAAATTACTCACAATTCACTGGATAATCCAGATTCGATTTCTATTCACTATGAAAAAAACttatacaatgaataaataaatgatcattttatttgttcacgGACTAGCCATGCAAATACAGAGTTACAGTTAAATAGAGATACAtgcacaatataattattctataattcaaACATTAACATCcaatagaaatgaaatactAAAATAAAATGTCAGTTCATGAGAGAGCACGATTTCACTCTATAAGTCTCTTATTAATGTCTTCACTATATGTGGATTATCAACacaatcaagaataataaaatactaCAGTATAACTGAAAACTAATAACATGAGAAATAGAATTAACTTAACACATCGAAAGATTAATtacaattcaacaaaaatacTTGAATAACACAGCAATATAACAACATAGTTCAAACAATAGACCTACTTCAAAGCATATAATTTACAGGTAAATTTACATTACTTTATAATACTACATACTTCATAAAATGCATAAATGAATCTAGTTTTAAAAGCAATGGAATGTCTGGATAGGCAAAATTATTCTAGTACCGTAtagatttttcacattttttattagtttttgtacgaaatatgaatatgaatgagtGTTCCAATATTGTTAATCCAAAAATACGAATTTTTAGTTGGTTATTATAAGAGCAACCTCTAATCCTATTTTTTGCATGAGTACTCAATGAAAGTACTTCTGAATTCCAGGAAATgcagataaataattataaccaagtaataaagaaatattttctcaaacCAATACATTTTAGCGGATGAAAGTACAATGATCAGAGAAGAACttttcttcaaaataaatattttcattgtacTGTCttgatttgtgaataaattgatttgttgttggttatccatcttgttttcactattattattactattaaattttgtaaaactttaaagtgaaaaaacactcacattctttgatgtggcggcgtccgtttcgtgctggtattgcacattttcaagccaatcAGAAACTCTGTTTGAAATAAAACTCAAACTAACCCCAAATTGATTTGAGTAGAGTGAATCACTGAATATAGAAGTGATCAAgggatctatagtgaggtctactttataatggcagtgtttgattagcaattgaggagttgctatctttgtctatcattcaactaaGCGGGTATCACtttatcgctttgctctgttgccagattgtcttttatcaatgtagaaatataattaaataacaaaatattttatcttgattatgaaaattcattatgaaatcattgaaaaatataatttcttgcttgataaaatataattgattattttgaatgagaatgaacagttactattacatcaataaaccggtatcagttgccctcttagaccagttatagaatagacacggcccattgtatattcatactgaaagtcgatgaagccagcatctactgccatatcgtcCAATCGTGAcatcagcatcggatagaaaacttctgtagtttgtttacattgttttctattactaattcagcgggagtttaccattttcataaataataatttacttccatCTGAATTAGACACAATCAGCTatgaaaaacaatgtaaacaaactctgcagaaaagttttctatccgatgctgacgttaCGAtagggcgatatggcagtagatgttggcttcagaggctagacttcccaacgtgtctattctataactggtctaaggttgccctccatagaaggcattgacaagacagaggatcggcaacgttgttctcctacctttctccactgccattatgacgtggacctcactatagaataggCCTACTTTATTCTTGGTTCTTTGGATGAGATGATCCTTACAGAGCCTTCTAAATCAAAGTAGCCAcctgaattgaaaataactgaATTAATAAAGTATATAATATTCCTCTGTATTTCAGATCATCAAGCTGCTCCATTCATCAGATGCTGATGTAATGCGTTTATAACGCTAAATGTACGATCAATCCCAACAGGCTCAGATTTAATGATCCTTGGGGCGCTGGTGCTGTGTTCTACCATTTCGTGAGAGTATGAGATTACTCTCTCCAGCTCTAAAACTTTCTAGAGAAGGATATGAGTTCTTCAGGGAGGAGAACTACGTGAGGGATGTGTTCTGGCTCTTCGAAAATGTCCACAACATGGATGACGGTGATCTCAAAACTTTATATGAGTGAGTTCCATTATTTGCCTCCACAGTAACACATAAACTACACACTACAAACTACATCTAAAAATAAAAGTAACCCTGATTAACAATATAGTACATTCCAAATAATGTTATGATTGAATAGATATGAAATGGAAAGCTAATGTTATGCTTGATGAAGCAGTCATTAGTTTCGTAagagtattttaattttttcatgaagAGTGACTCTTGAGAATTTCTAAGAGGCTTGATGAACAACAAAAATTAAGCGTGGGTGTCATTTCAACGAATTTGACAATCcatgataaattcataattccaTACGCTAAAATATTGAGGAATAGCCCTACTGGGAATTTGTTGCACAGTCCCCACATTGTAAGTCCCCATATAAAAAAGTATCTAACCTACGTTCCGGATGATGAGATGGAATTTTGGAATGAATTTTTGAAGTTTCCAACAGAAAAAGGGAATGAAACTGAATAGCATGTTTAAGTACCATACAaatacattcaatttttatgtAATTACGAATATATGTATCCACTCACATAAAATtgtgtaaaataaaattgttttttcaaagaaaataatacttttattttgacTTATGACTACTGCAAAAAGGTAATATGtccaattggaaaaaaattaacttctgttgaatgaaatcaataaGTCAGTAATTACATAATATCATGCACAAGATAACTATTCATATTCACatagaatattgaataattctaCTTGTTAGTTTTCCTATAAAATAGTTTTTTGCTTCTCCTGTAAAATTAGAAAAGCTGGAGGACACGTTCCCCTTCTCCAGTTAGTGATTCAAATGATGGACAAACATTGAgagttcaattttcaaatatttcaattggtTTGCTAATCAACTATTAAAATTAGATCTTAATCAactaatcaattaaattttaaagcTCATGACTTTCTTGTATGCATCATTTAATCTTCAAGACACAAACCATCACATTTAGTATTTTGATGCAGGGTAGGCCTATTCAAAAAAATCCTGTTAGTCGCcacaaatttttcaaaaaataacgTTAGAGTTAAATGATGGTTGAAAAACTTTATCTATGATAAAAAGTTCTTCAGCGCATGGAATCATCTACTTATTGAGCTATTTGATTTTTTACAGGAATCTGGGTGTGAAATCCGTATTGATAGTCTCAACACTTCAATGCCATGGAGCAGGTGCCCACGTATGGGGGTGTGGCATCGCGGCCTGAACCCTGCCATGAAGTGTGAGAGATTTCTGGGCAAATATTTCTGGTATGACGTCATTGCACTGCAGAAAAGTccaaaaactgtttctctcaAACTACAAGACTTTCTGGGGAAGAAAATCAACAGGCAGGCCAAGTTTGAGGTGATAAACACAGTCACAACTAGACAGAATCTAATAGGTTAGTATTTTTAATTAGCGTATAGTAGTAGgcttattatgtttttttttctactcTCCCGACTTTATTATCACATCTATCATGCAGCGTTGAGCGTTCCGATCCTACTCATGTACTATATTTCTATGATGTTGAGGAGTTGTGATGGACTATTCTAGGTAGTTATAATCAGTGATCTGATCTGAGTGTGGTCGGtactatatataaattatagttTACATTTAATAGCTTTTATCATTGTTCTGTGTACAATATAAGATTgagtgattgtcccaccattaaaaaagtcaataatactaagtacttgggaatcataattgatgaaaaccttaaatgggatgttcatattaaataaatatgtagaaaaattagatatttatcttttaaattttaccaagttaacagaattcttaataagaaccacctgaaaatgatgtatcatgctctagtcaagtcaattctgcagtatggcatagttgtttggggaggctgtttcaactgtcatattgctgaattatttgtagcacaaaaactgataattaaaactatattaaggaaacccaggctctatccaacggatatggtttttagtgattttgaggtcatgactatacatcaattatacataaaaaccgtaattgagtacttaataaaatatagatccgattttcctctcacaataaactctacacttaattattataatctaagggccactgcagTAGAGTAAGATTGTGGGGATagactgacttttttgctcgaaatcccctcccccctctcccccctcgtccatccctcctccccttccccccgcctgtagggtggggggtgttctaaaaatagatttccccttccccctgcccagtggaggtgagggggatgaaaagagagagagatatatctttctctctctctctttctaaaaatagatttccccttccccttgcccagtggaggtgagggggatgaaaagagatatctctctctctctctccccttccccttccccaggtgagggaaaaaaaatttcccttttaggaggaaaaattccctctctatagtgacagattgaagtgaatccatatttctacatctaatgctatactgacagattgaggtgaatgctagatgagggaaaaaaatctctttgagagggaaaaattctctactgtcaaattaaagtgaattcatatttctacatctaatgctatactgacagattgaagtgaatccatttcgctctaatgctatactacgATGCCAGACTcactttgagaaattcccttggtgtcagattaaagtgaattcatatttctacatctaatgctatactgacagattgaagtgaatccatattgctatacTACGATGGGGGGCtcaagagagagaggaggataCGGCCCCCTCGCTTCTCACAACCAGCAGTCTAGCCATctgctttctccttcttttactcgtgccatctctttcccgcacccttctAAATTCCTTCTTTATTACGAAAGGCGAGTAAAGGAGATAAGGAGTAACTATGTTCCATTTTGATCGATTGTTCCTATACTGTAGTAGTGAAACGTTTCTCTCTGCCCAGCATTACGAAAGGCGAGTAAGGAAGAATGTTATGGCGTGTGCCTCATCTAGACACATGCGctctgctccctgtgaggtcCCTTTCTAAGCCCGATAACTCCTGCACCGAAAACCGTTACATTCTGTTACATGAAAAAAATGTCTAAATCGATTTATGTGACAAGTGTTTAGTCGTTAAAgctacttcactctctctcacacatccttttacaagatttattgatatagtcaaaaatgcctatggtgaaatttgaaactataggtgttaaagttcactctctctcacacatccttttacaagatttattgatatactcaaaaatgtctagggtgtgaaatttgaaactataggtgttcactctctcacacatccttttacaagatttatcgatatagtcaaaaatgtctagggtgtgaaatttgaaactataggtgttcactctctcacacatccttttacaagatttatcgatatagtcaaaaatgtctagggtgtgaaatttgaaactataggtgttcactctctctcacacatccttttacaagatttattgatatagtcaaaaatgtctagactgaaatttgaaactataggtctgtacttctctctctctcacacaagtgtttatacaatcaatcacaCTCGTCTAGGCTGAAACAACAtatcgttcactctctctctcacacaactcaagattttatgttttcgggcccaatataaagtctttatatttgaccaaatccattttttctgtaataatttgcactacctgatGTTCGAAAAGGTTATGATCTtttgcctcaatccaattcatatggaaagaCACCTCGGCATATTTGGATACAATGTCAAATGCGATTCTGTGGATGAATAAACTTAGGTACTCAATGAATGGAGCcaaacattgcagtctcatgacagtaccctcttccgaatttttaattgcctcagctatttcatcacgaacgcttttcacagcgactcccatctcatttttcttaataaaatctccaatatcatttttagttgcatacttttctgcaatttgattaattagaatagcaatagcatcttttgtaataaactgctcaataccctccataatattagcttttattgcactcgccatttcagataatcgtttttcaaactcttcctttgttaatgaagaactaatcaatttctgcaaagtagattctaaatattgcttatcaattgccgatggctgtgtttcatttactttagtaaaaatttctgtactaagttgtttcaatttagtattgagtttctgtccagcacctccaaattcttaattttatctgatacggcttttaatttttcatctaaataagctttatcaactttatcgttgttaatactgtgcaactgagatgaaaagctgtctgttaaagttttcacttctcctaatgcactctctagagtttgagttctctctccaatagctttatcgatattagcactgaaattttgtaatgtacttagaatatgttctctttcaattatgctcactccaatattctttgtattttccgaaaagagtttggttatttgcgaatctaaataaaatttcacagcttcgctgattccttgttgatttatcgattcgattatcttctgtgttatcgagtcaatatcacacctAAGATTAGCAATAGCTCCGCTAGCACTAGCCGTATCAATTCGTCtgaatcgatgtagagtcatcgtgacactaaacaattaattttgcttcttttagctcttcaattatagacgcgatctccACATCATGCCCGGTGTTcccactagcttttgaggaatagagtaaatttaatctttccactaattcgtcaaaattatcaaagtattgataaattctatcatgagaattattttttgtaaatttcaataaaccccaacccttctttttactaatttttttactgggaaataacttttgaatcatttgcgatttaattccctgatttcgtttaacatagcctcttcgatctaaatgtatacctgtaagtgttaagatttttttatacttatccagatctctctcattataaagatttgagtttggtctcgcactgaataataactcaagtagaccgtgtgttaatcgaaatctttcattattaatatctatataaccgttatcgaatattacttgctgatttccaatataatacacatcatctttagaattatatgaaattccataactgattgaattattcaatttttccgcatgaaacgtttttagatattgtgacagcacatcatcgtttctgctagaaccaagtaaactgttttcaaatttagtcgagcttaaaaaattgtctgttgaactctcataactctgttcatccccctctccattatcatcaatttgcatactctcctcttttacttctcccttttttggttttacaccagagtgtgagaatttgttttttcccagttcaattatgggctctatcaacggggagagcgttttcctattatattcctccgatcgcttttcaaaattgactaagcttttatgcttctctctaattacttttctcaatttcttaatcttttcgattaaaccaacattctttctattcagttttgtgctgctgtatgacaacatgtctgcacaaagaattaatctctactgaatggtaagaaacgtatcgagcgaatctcggtacttgccgctattaattccacactcggtcataatagttagaaaattatgaggtttacgattccaaactgtatgacaaagtttaacgaaatctttataagaaatatctgctccaacatgatctctgtgaattaatttcagactcaataaatctaccttgaagattataatcatatttgcgttgtccctagtgaaatgtttctgtgtagctccataactctgaattaaatatgcagtgtcaatattacgatgtcgtcccatggtaaaatattctcttatttgaggtacgtgattaagttggaagtcgtcgaatatgacaagagaaaattgttgaattttgttggggtgaggtatagattccgaattgctgtttatatgaaattcaatacccttcatttttgaaaagacttttctcaaaaacaagtacttatcttgatactcgctcttcgtgtgcaagtatatagttttaaatctcaacccattctttgaaaaaattaaattaaatagtaaattggtcttgccacaacctgaagagcctattataaggatccttgcattatgtggtaataacttaccatttttacaccatgttggcatttctttctctcttataacattgtcaAAATTAACTAtcgggatattactcatgttagtcacgtgtacagcatgtgatctgataaggaactaatcatttttcgtaagttatcaaggaggaggaggaggctgtGCGCTAGACACCACATGGCTGTGTATAGCTTATCACATCGGGATGCAAGCGACCGGTTCTCGCTCTCCCCTTTCACAGTGgtgcactgatagaagtttctcacttcaatatattgttccctctctctcccgcaccctcttcacgagaatgcATGTGTTCCCCCTTATCTAAGCCTTACCAAATAAAACTTcagattaaaatgaaactgagaagcattttttgatagagacgtattatatttacagcgaattttttttgctttgtagcacgctctcgctcgcacgtgcctggaacagagagagaaacgtatgctatataaacacaagcgatgagaggaaaattatcattcacaTCAGAGACAGTATACTTCACACATCGTACGAGATGAGTTCTCCATCCTTCATCCTGCCGGATAGCCCACCCCCGCAGCGTGTGCTCAACTACTGGCAGCGCAAAGCTGCCGAGTCCTGTGCCGCctcttctgctgctgctgctgccgcTGCTGCCGCTGCTCCCGCACCCGCTCCACAGGATCCAACATCACCAGGGGGCGAGATCGTGATCGGGGACAGCCCTATTCAGCGCTTGGCTCCAGCACCTACCTGGGCGCCGCGGCGTGCTGTGCTGACAACGCTATCAAACAACATCAGGCAGAGGCAGGCCAAGAGGAAATTAACCTTCGAGGAGCCTGAAGTTAGCAgcgaagaggaggaggaggtgctcactcaatcaaaggttagtttcaacaaatattattaacttgtgtttgcacagatttttttttttctgtgattgattgttaaaaaatctgtgcacatacgagtctttgattatttgatacgaatattatttgatatgaatattatttgaactgattagaatgcaagcaatatttccttgaactgattagaaatggtattatgagatattattgtttaaactaATCAATCATGTATCAATGttatttccttgaactgattagaaatggtattatgagatattattgtttaaagtaaccgatcatgcaacattgttaccaatattatttgaactgcttggaatgcaaaggaaatattatttgaaccgaatagaaattgatgctaaggaaatattatttgaaatgattagaatgcaaagggaatattatttgaactgcttagaaattattgtttaaactaATCAATCATGTATCAATGttatttccttgaactgattagaaatggtattatgagatattattgtttaaagtaaccgatcatgcaacattgttaccaatattatttgaactgcttggaatgcaaaggaaatattatttgaactgcttggaatgatttgaaccgaatagaaattgatgctaaggaaatattatttgaaatgattagaatgcaaagggaatattatttgaactgcttagaaattattgtttaaactaATCGATCATGTATCAATGttatttccttgaactgattagaaattattgtttaaagtaatcgatcatgcataaatgttaccaatattatttgaactgcttggaatgcaaaggaaatattatttgaactgcttggaATGATTTGAACcaaatagaaattgatgctaaggaaatattatttgaaatgattagaatgcaaagggaatattatttgaactgtttagaaattattgtttaaactaATCGATCATGTATCAATGttatttccttgaactgattagaaattattgtttaaagtagtCAAtccaatgttatttcaataactgattactcactttatgcagagaattCGATGATGACAATTCgatgataatctgatgtagagatctgatacaaataagacactaatcaaatatttttcaacagaaacgagcTGTAATGGACGAGGACTCCTCACTCGTGCCGTTAATGAAGGAGGTGGAGGCTGAGTTGGACTTTGTCCAACTCATCAACAAATCGCAGCCGAAACCGTGGGTGCCGCTGTGAGAGTTGAAGGAACGCACTCCCAACCCCATAGTTGCTGCGAGGGAGGACACAAACCAGCACGGTCGGcgtgtaattttaaaaataatcaatgcaggaagcaaatgtgAGGTGTATCTACCTcaaagatttgcttcctgcattgatACACCGAAGATTGaacatttcaacaaaaattgcAAACATTATGTGTTAGTAGTAACACATAAGTCTCCAAATtggacagatataaaaattgttaatgcttaacaatttttatatctgtatacatatgacctatgtgttacgaattgtatagatgtatgtgtgaatatagataaaataaattgaaatattgtttctataaaaattgttttcaattcttacctgttcttgccgttgttgataagttcgtaatgaatagtagaaacacgcagaagaagaaatgcttcagctgctctgttgtgaatgatattcaaATAAGGTGAGTgcgtcttttatagtttgttgtgagcatgctcacTAGTCTTTTCCActacacacgcacacacacacacacacacacacacacacacacacagccgcGCAGGCAAGCGCTGGCGGGTTCTCGCTCCCTCCTACATTAGCACGTGTTCGCATGTGCTCCTACAGATGTGGGTGGCCCAGCATCATTTCTCCCCTTTTCAAATCGCATTCAcctttcagatttgaaataatattcttatcattcaagcaatgtatcataGCAATCATGgtatgaattcatttccaactcgattgaaaattaaaccaattcaagttggtgtattgattaattaacctcagttaatgttcaaccattgagttgaaaggtaatgaaaaatggtatgtaggagaaaaaagcagagttcgaggaaacggggtaaaggaatcttgagttcagcagcaagagtttttaaaggtgtgtcaggtttggcaggtaatgtgacatcaactattttaaataaggtaattgataacctgggggaagaatatcatattccgggatacgaGTGGTGTGGCCCGGGgaccaaggttaatgaaaggttaaagagaggtgatcaaggtataaattcgttagatagagcttgcaagatacatgatatagcctatactcaaaatagcgataataaaactcgggCGGTAGccgacagagctctagcaaacgctgcatgggacattttcaaaaatccacaaacaccccttgccgagaaagcacttagctatcttgttacaaacgttatgaaagctaaagcggcgtttggtgggtctttgagaaagaagaagaagaagaagaatgagaggagaagttatactAACGaaattagacgcaaagctatagctcagttgaaaaagcatattgcaggaaaaggatattttttgaagccttttcctcaaataactagtggggggagagttccacccctacccccatcatcatatggagtgagtttattccctcaagttaagaaacgtagaacaacaaagaagagtaggaagaagaagaagaagaaggcatgaatattgaaggagaattgagtaattatgatttgattgattggtcgaaattattacagattcagctaagaggcatatatatgctagatgcattacccaaaaaaattctaaaaaacaagaatgccattgtgaatttagcaagggaaagcgaggatggcacacattgggtagcatataagaaagttggttctaatgtttggtattttgatccaattggaaatttacaacctccatacgaattggacaaatattggaaaaaagaaattggagtaaatatattttataatgtagagcatatgcaaccattaaatagcgatttttgtggtcatcttacattattgtttcttgcaaatcagttgtaattaagtgtttgtggtgaacacacaagatggtggttattacattacaatctaacacaagtgatctctatgaacatttacgagaaattatagaattggataaaaatcgtgaatgggaaattggattgattaatttttccagttacaatagtattgcaaacattaacaaaggaacaaattccagcttcaaatatggtgatagattaatcgagttggatactggtgcatatgaagttgaggatattataaaatctttaaagaataacttgaatattgatggcaagaagaataaacttattatacgtgcaaacgtaaatactatgaagattgaaattcattctgataaacccattgatttaacacgttctgattcgattgctaagatacttggttttgataatgttgttttgcagccaaataaatggcattattccaaacatttggttaacataacaagcgttgacagtattgtagttgagtgtaatttagcttgcggcagttactctgagggaaaacaaaaacatataatctacgaattt
Coding sequences within it:
- the LOC111054554 gene encoding uncharacterized protein LOC111054554 isoform X2, which translates into the protein MSSPSFILPDSPPPQRVLNYWQRKAAESCAASSAAAAAAAAAAPAPAPQDPTSPGGEIVIGDSPIQRLAPAPTWAPRRAVLTTLSNNIRQRQAKRKLTFEEPEVSSEEEEEVLTQSKKRAVMDEDSSLVPLMKEVEAELDFVQLINKSQPKPWVPL
- the LOC111054554 gene encoding uncharacterized protein LOC111054554 isoform X1 codes for the protein MTSLHCRKVQKLFLSNYKTFWGRKSTGRPSLSTLSLARAWNRERNVCYINTSDERKIIIHIRDSILHTSYEMSSPSFILPDSPPPQRVLNYWQRKAAESCAASSAAAAAAAAAAPAPAPQDPTSPGGEIVIGDSPIQRLAPAPTWAPRRAVLTTLSNNIRQRQAKRKLTFEEPEVSSEEEEEVLTQSKKRAVMDEDSSLVPLMKEVEAELDFVQLINKSQPKPWVPL